A part of Rhinoderma darwinii isolate aRhiDar2 chromosome 1, aRhiDar2.hap1, whole genome shotgun sequence genomic DNA contains:
- the LOC142697638 gene encoding oocyte zinc finger protein XlCOF8.4-like, translating to MDKDRNEMSRRILDFTLEIIYLLSGEEYTIVKKTSGDCTTPIIHESGGWSSSQSPITEPPPHSRIHEKKILDLIYKITELLTGEVPIRCQDLAVYFSMEEWEYLEGHKDLYEEVMMEDYRPRTSQGEKRQIYTGITVGTGWTGAMLKSSYRHVKDIDVCTVKCNSAPFTRQIMSFGTNEAKSSTLYERSKARCTVLSFMCVMRMRLFPLDSSPLDSSPLGSSPLDSSQ from the exons atggacaaggacaggaatgagatgagcagaagaatattagacttcaccttggagatcatctacctgttgagcggagag gagtacacaatagtgaagaagacatcgggtgactgtacgactcccatcatccatgagtcagggggatggagcagtagtcagagccccatcacagagcctccccctcactcccggatacatgagaagaagatcttagacctGATCTACAAGataactgagctgctgactggagag gttcctataaggtgtcaggatctcgcagtctatttctccatggaggagtgggagtatctagaaggacacaaggatctgtacgaggaggtcatgatggaggactaccggccgcgcacatcacagggtgagaagagacagatatatactggcattactgtgggcacaggctggactggcgCCATGTTGAAGTCTTCATACCGTCATGTGAAGGACATAGACGTGTGTACAGTGAAATGTAAT AGCGCTCCATTCACCAGACAGATTATGTCTTTTGGTACAAATGAAGCCAAGAGCAGTACACTGTACGAGCGCAGTAAAGCGAGGTGTACGGTCCTCTCCTTCATGTGTGTAATGCGCATGCGCTTATTCCCGCTGGACTCCTCCCCGCTGGACTCCTCCCCGCTGGGCTCCTCCCCGCTGGACTCCTCTCAGTAA